The following are from one region of the Centroberyx gerrardi isolate f3 chromosome 16, fCenGer3.hap1.cur.20231027, whole genome shotgun sequence genome:
- the LOC139924151 gene encoding uncharacterized protein LOC139924151: MKAAVVLLLLLFCLGGESRAREVQTEDEATETTYQTTSTSVNTPPDIWYELKVLRDMVHNLGAIVTEQRVELRYMEEKMDEQKAELKITQKQVQELELVNAVQTTELSATGARLSASETQVEELESRMTASEKEVVALGEELTVTKTELQLQKSKVEAQETQLSAQTAKLSALEDRVRPKVAFSAALPEGYLGPFNSDITLVYSIVLSNAGQAYNPTTGIFTAPVSGVYYFRFTAFEHRTSNWVAVELYHNSRGLMYASDVNDGPGYVHVSNGMVLQLQKGDVVYMRLISPSGVYETTKCRNTFSGFLLFPV, translated from the exons ATGAAGGCTGCTGTAGTtctactgctgttgctgttctGCCTCGGTGGAGAGAGCAGGGCGAGAGAGGTTCAGACTGAGGATGAAGCCACAGAGACAACATAtcagaccacctccacctccgtCAACACCCCTCCTGACATCTGGTATGAACTGAAGGTGCTGAGAGACATGGTGCACAATCTGGGAGCCATCGTGACGGAGCAGAGAGTGGAGCTGAGGTacatggaggagaagatggatgAACAGAAAGCGGAGTTGAAGATCACCCAGAAGCAAGTCCAAGAGTTGGAGCTTGTAAACGCGGTGCAAACAACCGAACTCTCTGCCACAGGTGCAAGACTGAGCGCCAGCGAAACCCAGGTGGAGGAACTGGAGAGTAGAATGACGGCTAGCGAGAAGGAGGTGGTCGCTCTCGGGGAGGAGCTCACAGTCACAAAAACTGAACTGCAGCTTCAGAAGAGCAAAGTAGAGGCACAAGAAACTCAACTGTCCGCCCAAACGGCCAAACTATCTGCCTtggaagacagagtgagaccAAAGGTGGCCTTCTCTGCTGCTTTGCCTGAAGGATATCTGGGGCCCTTCAATTCTGACATTACACTGGTCTATAGTATTGTCCTCTCTAATGCTGGCCAGGCCTACAACCCAACTACAG gaaTCTTCACAGCACCAGTCAGTGGAGTCTACTACTTTAGATTCACTGCCTTTGAACACCGTACTTCCAATTGGGTGGCTGTAGAGTTGTACCACAACAGCAGGGGGCTGATGTATGCTTCTGATGTTAATGACGGGCCGGGATATGTTCATGTGTCTAACGGGATGGTTTTACAGCTGCAGAAAGGGGACGTGGTCTACATGCGTCTCATCTCACCTAGTGGAGTCTATGAGACTACTAAGTGCCGTAACACCTTCAGcggcttcctcctcttcccagtGTGA